The genomic region TGGCGCTGACGGCGGCCAGGGTGTTGATCTGCTCGGCGCTCCGGGCCACCGTCTGCGCGGAGCGGGCCAGCTGCTCGATGGTGGCGGCGTTGGCGTCCACGGTGGCGGCGTTCTTCTCCGCGGTGGCGGCCACCTCCTCCACGCTGGCGGCCACCTCCGTCACGGTGGAGGCGGTGGAGGTGGCGGACGCCTCCAGGGTGCGAGCGTGCTCGGCCACCCCGCGCACGGAGCGGGCCACCTCCTCGGTGGTGGAGGCCGTCTCCTCCACGCTGGCGGCCATGCTGGTGGCGTCCCGGGACACCTCGCCCAGGGCCCGGCCGATGCCCACCACGGCCGTGGTCACCGTGGCCACGCGCTCGCCCACCCCTTGCGCGTCCGTGGCCAGCCGGGTGATGCCCTTGGACATCTCCTCCATGGTGGCGGCCACCTGCTCGGCGGCGGAGGCGCTGGTCTGGTTGCGCGCCACCACGTCCGTCACGGTGGCGTTCATCTGCGTCATCGTGGCCAGCAGCTCCTCGCTGGCGGCGGCCAGGTCCTCCGCGCTGGCGCTCACGCCCTTCACGGAGCGGGCCGTCTGCTCCAGGGTGGCCGCGATGTTGTCCGCGGAGGTGGACAGGGCGGCCCCGTCCTTGCGCACCGCGCCGATGGAGGCGGTCAGCTCCTGGATGGCCCCGGCCGTCTGCTCCACCTCCTGCTGCACGCTCCGGGCGGACTCGCTCACCGCGCGCTGCGAGCGCACCAGCGCCTGCACCGAGGCGGAGGTCTCCTCCACGCTGGCGGCCACGGCCTCGATGGAGGCCCGCACCTGCTCGCTGGCGGCGGCCTGCTCGTTGCCGTTGGCCATCAGCCGCGAGGCGAGCTGCTCCACCGTCTGCAGCACCCCGGCGCTCTCCTGCACCGAGCGGGAGGCGCTCTCGGCGAGCACTCGGGGATCCTCCACCGCCTGGGCGGCATTCACGTTCTCAGTCGGCATGAACCTTCTCCTCCCCGATGACTCGGGAGAAATCGATGAGCATCACCAGCCGCGGGCCGAGCTGGGCCACGGCCTTCACGAAACCTCGCGCCTGCTCCGCCACCAGCGGGGGCGGCGGCTGGAGCTGCTCGGGCGCCAGCTTCATCACCTCGCGGGCGCTGTCCACCAGCAGCCCCACGGTGCGCGTGCCGAGCTGGCCCACCACCACGCGCGAGTCCAGCGTCCGCTCCGCGGCCGGCATGCCGAAGCGCGCCCTGGCATCCACCACCGGCACCACCCGGCCTCGCACCTGCACCAGCCCCGCCACATGCGGGGGCGCTCCGGGCACGGGCGTGGCCCCGGTGAAGGACTCCATCTGCAGGACTTCGGAGGCGGGGATGGCGTACTCGGCCCCCGCAACCTTGAACACCACGTGGAGCGTGCTCATGCCACGCCTCCTCTCTGCGCCGGGCGCTCCGCGCGGGCAGCGCCTCCACGTGCCGCGCCCAGCGCGGGCAGGTCCAGCACCAGCGTGGGCTGACCATCTCCCAGGTCCGTGGCCCCCGCCACCCCGGGCACCTGGACGAGCGGATCCTCGAGCGGACGCAGGACGATCTCCTGCTGGCCGAGCAGCCGGTCGACGGCGAAGGCCACGGGCGTGCCGCGCTGCCGGACGACGAAGGCCTTGGGCCCCGGCGCCGCGCGCCCATCATCCCGCTGCAGCAGCCGCTCCAGGCGCACCAGCGGGACGGCCTGGCCCCGGCGCTCCACCAGCGTCACCCCTCCGTCGCCCAGCCCCGGGGGCCGGACGAGGTGGGCGGTGTCCACCTCGATGATCTCCTCCACCGCGCTCACCGGCACCGCGTAGCGCAGGGCGGCGCACTCGAAGACGAAGGCGTCCAGGATGGTGATGGTGAGGGGCACGCACAGGCTGAACGTCGTGCCCTTGCCGGGCTGCGTCTCCAAGCTCAGCTCGCCGCCCAGCTGATCCACGATGATGCGCTTGACGATGTCCATGCCCATGCCGCGCCCGCTGGTGGCGTTCGCGGAGGCGCGGGTGGACAGGCCCGGGCGGCACAGCAGCTCCAGCAGCTCGGCGGAGGAGCCGGGCACGGGCACCCCGGCGCGCGCGGCCACGGCGGCCACATCCACCCCGCGCCCGTCATCGCTCACGGTCAGCTCGAGCCGCCCGCTGGTGCGCGCATGGCAGGCCAGGCGCACCACGCCCTCCTCGGGCTTGCCCGCGGCGCGGCGCTCGTCGGGCCGCTCCAGGGCGTGGTCCATGGCGTTGCGCACCAGATGGACGAGCGCGGGCAGCAGCCGGTCCGCCACCGCCTTGTCCAGCTCCGCGTCTCCCACGTCCATCACCAGCCGCGCCTGCTTGCCGGTGGTGCGGCGCAGCCCTCGCAGCAGCAGCGGCATGCGCTCCAGCACGTCGCCCACGCGCACCATGCGCAGGTGGAGGATGGCGGCGCGCAGATCCCTCAGCTGGCGCGCGTTCTCCTGGAGCACCTGGACCAGCTCGCGCGTGGGAGCCCCGGCCGCGGTGAGCTCCGCCACGGCGCGCGCCAGCTTCGAGCGGTTGACGACGAGCGCGGCCAGCCGCTCCAGCGCCTCGTCCAGGCGGGACACCTCCACGCGCAGCACGCCAGCACGGCGAGGCTCGGCGGCCGCCCGCTCCTCCTCGAAGAGGGACGACTCGTCGGGGAGCGCCGAAGCCGCGGGGGCGGGAGCAGGCTCGGCCGGAACGGACGAGAGCGGCGTCACCTTCGCGGGAGGGCCGCCCACCGCCTCGAGCAGCACCGCGTCCTCCGTGCTCGTGAGCAGCAGCAGCGCGAAGGTGAGGTTTCCCGCCCCCGAGGTGGGGCCCGCCACGGGGATGACCTTGACGATCTCCGCGAGCTTGCCCAGGCGCTCGCGCACGGTGTTGATGGTGAGGCCGGCGGCGGCGCGCTCGGCCGAGGGAACGTAGTCCAGCCGGATCGCCCGGCGGCCGCCGTTCACGCCCGCCAGGAGCTGCTCCTGCTCGGACGTGGAGAGCTTCGCGGCGAGCGTGGGCTCCAGCTCCAGCCTCGCGGAGGCGGTCTGGGTGCTGGCGCGTCCCGGGGCGTTGAGGTCCAGGGCCTCCAGCCGCTCCAGCAGCGCCCGGGGCACCTCCGCGATGGGCTTGCCCAGGGCGAGCTGACGCACGCGCTGCTCGATGGCGCGCAGGCCCTCCATCAGCGGCTCGATGCTGGACTCGGGCAGCCGCCCGCCGGCGTGGTCCGCCTGACGCAGGGCCGTCTCCATCCAGTGGGCGATGGAGACGATGGTCTCCACGTCGATCATCGCCGACAGGCCCTTGATGGTGTGCAGGGCGCGGAACAGCTCCCGCACGTGGCGAGGGCTGGCCGAGCGCTGCCGGGCGGCCGTCTCCAGCGCCAGCAGGTGGGTGTTCGCGGCCCCGAGCAGCTCCTCCACCTCGGTGAGGTAGGCGGGGAGGAAGTCCGCCAGATCGACGCTCAACCGCGCCCCCGCTCCAGCAGCCCCTTCACCTCTCCGAGGATGGCGTCGGGAGTGAAGGGCTTCGTCATGAAGCGGTCGGCGCCGACCTCGAGGGCCCTGGCGCGCGAGGCCTCGTCCCCACGGGTGGTGACGATGACGATGGGCAGGTGGCGCAGCGTGTCCTGGCTGCGCACGAACTCCACCACCTCGATGCCGCCGATGTCCGGCATGTTCAGGTCGAGGATGATGAGATCATACGGCTTGAGGGACAGCCGCTCGATGGCCTCCAGGCCGCTGGAGGCATGGGTGAAGGCGAGCCCGGGGTAGGGCCGCAGGCAGGCCACCACCATGTCCCGCATCACCTTGCTGTCATCGACGACGAGTACTTCGGGCATGAACGTCCTCTGGCAACGACTGGCCAACCTAGAGGGATTCCGTTGGAGGGAAAGGCTCTCGCCGTCCGACGTACCATGGCATCGACCAGTGGCCGACATTCCGGCGGGACTGATACGGGGATGTAGCGACGGGGTCCCTCTCCGCGCCACGAGCCCTCCCTGGCTCGGAGCCGGGCAGCCGTGCCAGCAGACCAGAATAGAACACGCGAGGGGTGCCCCGTCCGCTACTCAACTCGAGGGCCTGGCGGCCGTGGGAAACACGCAGCCCGCCGCCCGCCAGCGCGACGCCTTGCGCCGCTCCGATGCTGCTTTACGGTTGGGTGAGACGGCGGCGAGCCCCCGGGACTTCGCCGCC from Hyalangium gracile harbors:
- a CDS encoding chemotaxis protein CheA — encoded protein: MSVDLADFLPAYLTEVEELLGAANTHLLALETAARQRSASPRHVRELFRALHTIKGLSAMIDVETIVSIAHWMETALRQADHAGGRLPESSIEPLMEGLRAIEQRVRQLALGKPIAEVPRALLERLEALDLNAPGRASTQTASARLELEPTLAAKLSTSEQEQLLAGVNGGRRAIRLDYVPSAERAAAGLTINTVRERLGKLAEIVKVIPVAGPTSGAGNLTFALLLLTSTEDAVLLEAVGGPPAKVTPLSSVPAEPAPAPAASALPDESSLFEEERAAAEPRRAGVLRVEVSRLDEALERLAALVVNRSKLARAVAELTAAGAPTRELVQVLQENARQLRDLRAAILHLRMVRVGDVLERMPLLLRGLRRTTGKQARLVMDVGDAELDKAVADRLLPALVHLVRNAMDHALERPDERRAAGKPEEGVVRLACHARTSGRLELTVSDDGRGVDVAAVAARAGVPVPGSSAELLELLCRPGLSTRASANATSGRGMGMDIVKRIIVDQLGGELSLETQPGKGTTFSLCVPLTITILDAFVFECAALRYAVPVSAVEEIIEVDTAHLVRPPGLGDGGVTLVERRGQAVPLVRLERLLQRDDGRAAPGPKAFVVRQRGTPVAFAVDRLLGQQEIVLRPLEDPLVQVPGVAGATDLGDGQPTLVLDLPALGAARGGAARAERPAQRGGVA
- a CDS encoding chemotaxis protein CheW → MSTLHVVFKVAGAEYAIPASEVLQMESFTGATPVPGAPPHVAGLVQVRGRVVPVVDARARFGMPAAERTLDSRVVVGQLGTRTVGLLVDSAREVMKLAPEQLQPPPPLVAEQARGFVKAVAQLGPRLVMLIDFSRVIGEEKVHAD
- a CDS encoding response regulator; the encoded protein is MPEVLVVDDSKVMRDMVVACLRPYPGLAFTHASSGLEAIERLSLKPYDLIILDLNMPDIGGIEVVEFVRSQDTLRHLPIVIVTTRGDEASRARALEVGADRFMTKPFTPDAILGEVKGLLERGRG